The Deinococcus roseus genome contains a region encoding:
- a CDS encoding aminotransferase-like domain-containing protein, with product MSKSSLDRILNALRDDIQTRQAGEKLPTVRDLMEQFQASPITINKALKALSLEGKIVTKTGSGTFVADPIHRRETKPTAWQEITLGTRYHPGDNLREFMANVPSGCIPLQSGYLDSELQAVEALQSSLKAVMRKPTVWGWAPTEGLEELRAWFAHEAGGYVRAADVQIVSGGQAALATIFSALTEPGQHVLVESPTYLGALAVMRSNKVNPIAVPTDAQGVIPEFLESAFQKTGAKVFYTQPRHSNPSGATLSPYRRKRVLEIAEKYQAFIVEDDYLNGLTFEGTHSPPLISENENHVIYLRSLTKSVAPSLRVGAVIAKGAARARINSMSVVDGLFVSRLLQETALHFLTSPAWPKHLKKLHQELKYRRNIALQELKNIPGLTPYTHPTGGVHMWLRLPEGIRAEEFTRAAERNGVIVVCGNVYFPAEPSGDFIRMSFGSVDPQTLKDGIHRLGEVVRELSPAALPTTLTAGRARSSS from the coding sequence ATGTCAAAATCCAGTCTAGACCGAATCCTGAACGCACTCAGAGATGATATCCAGACCCGGCAGGCTGGAGAGAAGCTGCCCACCGTGCGGGATTTGATGGAGCAATTTCAGGCCAGTCCCATCACCATCAACAAGGCTTTAAAAGCCCTGTCTCTGGAAGGCAAAATCGTCACCAAAACAGGCAGTGGAACGTTTGTGGCAGATCCCATCCACCGCCGGGAAACCAAGCCCACCGCCTGGCAGGAAATCACCCTGGGCACCAGATACCACCCTGGAGACAACCTGCGGGAATTCATGGCCAATGTGCCCAGTGGTTGCATTCCGCTGCAATCGGGGTATCTGGATTCTGAACTGCAGGCCGTGGAAGCCCTGCAATCCAGCCTGAAAGCCGTGATGCGCAAACCCACCGTGTGGGGATGGGCCCCCACCGAGGGCCTCGAAGAACTTCGGGCCTGGTTCGCCCACGAAGCAGGTGGATACGTGCGGGCCGCAGATGTGCAAATTGTCTCAGGCGGACAGGCCGCCCTGGCCACCATTTTCAGTGCCCTGACCGAACCCGGACAGCATGTGCTGGTGGAATCTCCCACCTACCTGGGAGCCCTGGCCGTGATGCGCTCCAACAAGGTGAACCCCATTGCCGTTCCCACCGATGCCCAGGGCGTGATTCCTGAATTTCTGGAATCGGCCTTCCAGAAAACCGGGGCCAAGGTTTTTTACACCCAGCCCCGGCACTCCAACCCCAGCGGAGCCACCCTCTCTCCTTACCGCAGAAAGCGGGTGCTGGAAATTGCAGAGAAATACCAGGCTTTCATCGTTGAGGACGACTATCTGAACGGCCTGACCTTCGAGGGCACCCACTCCCCTCCCCTGATCAGCGAGAACGAAAACCACGTGATCTACCTGCGTTCCCTCACCAAGAGTGTGGCCCCCAGTTTGCGGGTCGGGGCCGTGATTGCCAAAGGTGCAGCACGGGCCAGAATCAACTCCATGAGCGTGGTGGATGGTCTTTTTGTCAGCAGGCTTCTGCAGGAAACGGCCCTGCACTTTCTGACCAGCCCGGCCTGGCCCAAACATCTGAAAAAACTGCATCAGGAGCTGAAATACCGCCGCAACATCGCTTTGCAGGAGCTGAAGAACATTCCGGGCCTCACGCCCTACACCCATCCCACTGGAGGGGTGCACATGTGGCTGCGCCTTCCTGAAGGCATCCGGGCCGAGGAGTTCACCCGTGCAGCAGAACGCAATGGGGTCATCGTGGTGTGCGGCAACGTCTACTTTCCAGCAGAGCCCAGTGGCGACTTCATCCGCATGAGTTTCGGGTCGGTGGATCCCCAGACCCTGAAAGACGGCATTCACCGCCTGGGAGAAGTGGTGAGGGAACTCAGCCCTGCTGCCCTCCCCACAACCCTCACCGCGGGCCGTGCCCGGTCTTCCTCCTGA
- a CDS encoding methylenetetrahydrofolate reductase, which yields MWISIEVVPRSPEDLQSELDYIRDELPTVNAVNIPDLMRMPIRSWDACSHVRSEVPRLSPIPHFRSIDFDLKKPFPFAEKLRESGVKEVIVVTGDPPVDMSRKVYPTSCIELMRKFKRELPEIKVYGGLDPYRSSLRSELEYLERKQEAGAEGFFTQPYFDVRLMEVFAEMFEQSECRDLPVVWGITSVVGQRSRNYWETRNRAIFPRHFQPTLEWNRNFAREAIQWAGQNGGHLYIMPIKVKVKDYLEGILPSGQD from the coding sequence ATGTGGATTTCCATTGAAGTGGTGCCCCGAAGCCCCGAAGACCTGCAATCAGAGCTGGATTACATCCGGGATGAACTTCCCACGGTGAATGCCGTGAACATTCCAGATTTGATGCGCATGCCGATTCGCAGCTGGGATGCCTGCTCGCATGTGCGTTCAGAGGTGCCACGCCTGAGTCCCATTCCCCATTTTCGTTCCATTGATTTTGACCTGAAAAAACCCTTTCCCTTTGCAGAGAAACTGCGGGAAAGCGGGGTAAAGGAGGTCATTGTGGTCACGGGAGATCCTCCAGTGGACATGAGCCGCAAGGTTTACCCGACCTCCTGCATCGAACTGATGCGCAAGTTCAAACGGGAACTCCCTGAAATCAAGGTGTATGGCGGTCTGGACCCTTACCGTTCCAGCCTGAGGAGCGAACTGGAGTATCTGGAACGCAAACAGGAAGCCGGAGCAGAGGGGTTTTTCACCCAGCCGTATTTTGATGTGCGCCTGATGGAAGTCTTTGCAGAGATGTTTGAACAGTCAGAATGCAGGGATTTGCCTGTGGTGTGGGGCATCACCTCTGTGGTGGGCCAGCGCTCCCGGAATTACTGGGAGACCCGCAACCGGGCCATTTTCCCCCGGCACTTTCAGCCCACACTGGAGTGGAACCGCAATTTTGCCAGAGAGGCCATTCAGTGGGCCGGGCAGAATGGCGGGCACCTCTACATCATGCCCATCAAGGTGAAGGTTAAGGATTATCTGGAGGGGATTTTGCCTTCCGGTCAGGACTGA
- the tsf gene encoding translation elongation factor Ts, translating into MMESIKRVREITSAGIVDVKKALTDAEGNEEKAVALLRERGIAKAGRKADREAKEGLIAFQVSEDGKRAALVEVNSETDFVARNADFQALVKQLAEVALNARTSDLEVFKNADLGNGETADTAVKGAAGKIGENIVLSRVAYLESDGVVGAYVHSNGKIGSLVALSGADAAVAKDIALHVAAERPRYLDRSEVDNSAIEAEREILTNKAINEGKPAQIVEKIVAGQLGKFYEETVLREQKFVKDNSLTVAKYAGDNTINSFVRFEIGSK; encoded by the coding sequence ATGATGGAGTCCATCAAAAGAGTACGTGAAATCACCAGCGCTGGAATCGTAGACGTGAAAAAGGCCCTGACGGATGCCGAGGGCAACGAAGAAAAAGCTGTGGCCCTGCTGCGCGAGCGTGGCATTGCCAAAGCGGGCAGAAAAGCCGACCGTGAAGCCAAAGAAGGCCTCATCGCTTTCCAGGTCTCCGAAGACGGCAAGCGTGCTGCTCTGGTTGAAGTGAACAGCGAAACCGACTTCGTGGCCCGCAACGCTGACTTCCAGGCCCTGGTGAAACAGCTGGCCGAAGTTGCCCTGAACGCCAGAACCAGCGACCTCGAAGTGTTCAAGAACGCCGACCTCGGCAACGGCGAAACCGCCGACACTGCTGTCAAAGGCGCTGCTGGAAAAATCGGTGAGAACATCGTGCTGAGCCGCGTGGCTTACCTGGAATCCGATGGTGTTGTTGGTGCCTACGTGCACTCCAACGGCAAAATCGGTTCTCTGGTGGCCCTGAGTGGTGCTGACGCTGCTGTTGCCAAGGACATCGCCCTGCACGTGGCTGCCGAGCGCCCCCGTTACCTGGACCGCAGCGAAGTGGACAACAGCGCCATCGAAGCCGAGCGTGAAATCCTCACCAACAAGGCCATCAACGAAGGCAAGCCTGCCCAGATCGTGGAAAAAATCGTGGCGGGCCAGCTGGGCAAATTCTACGAAGAAACCGTTCTGCGTGAGCAGAAATTCGTGAAAGACAACAGCCTGACCGTGGCCAAGTACGCTGGTGACAACACCATCAACAGCTTCGTGCGCTTCGAAATCGGCTCCAAATAA
- a CDS encoding DMT family transporter, which produces MLSKEVYGMLLAFLGVLIFSWTLPASRFAAPEMGGLAVGVFRNLIGAAVAMVVLLIHKEKFPARQHWKSIILATLGTVGFGTSVAIAMKDVPSAHGAVVIAVIPLTTALLAVLRAKERPPLNFWIGILIGCGTVVTFLISQNGGSLKLHTADVWLLAALVFSAFTYVEGAKVTRHMPGWKAISWILVFTLPLILPASIFLLVQNPHILNLTPVAWGGLIYVALFSAYLGFFPWYHSFTLVGISRAGVIQLLQPLMTFVWGALFLGEHLSPAILIAGAVVLGSTVLCWKK; this is translated from the coding sequence GTGTTATCCAAAGAGGTCTACGGGATGCTGCTGGCCTTCCTGGGGGTGCTGATCTTCAGCTGGACCCTGCCTGCTTCCAGATTTGCTGCACCAGAAATGGGCGGCCTGGCAGTCGGTGTCTTCAGAAACCTGATCGGTGCAGCGGTGGCGATGGTGGTCCTTCTGATCCACAAAGAAAAATTTCCGGCCAGACAGCACTGGAAAAGCATCATCCTGGCGACCCTCGGAACGGTGGGATTTGGGACCAGTGTGGCCATTGCCATGAAAGATGTGCCCTCTGCCCACGGTGCTGTGGTGATTGCCGTGATTCCCCTGACCACCGCACTGCTGGCGGTCCTGAGGGCAAAAGAACGGCCTCCGCTGAATTTCTGGATTGGCATTCTGATCGGGTGCGGTACCGTGGTGACCTTCCTGATCAGCCAGAACGGAGGCAGCCTGAAATTGCACACCGCAGATGTGTGGTTGCTGGCTGCACTGGTGTTCTCTGCTTTCACTTATGTGGAAGGAGCCAAAGTCACCCGCCACATGCCCGGCTGGAAAGCCATTTCCTGGATTCTGGTGTTCACCCTGCCCCTGATCCTTCCTGCCAGCATTTTTCTGCTGGTCCAGAATCCCCACATCCTCAACCTCACCCCTGTGGCCTGGGGCGGCCTGATCTATGTGGCCCTGTTCAGCGCGTACCTGGGCTTTTTTCCCTGGTACCACAGCTTCACGCTGGTGGGCATCTCCAGAGCAGGTGTGATCCAGCTCCTGCAACCCCTGATGACTTTTGTGTGGGGAGCCCTCTTTCTGGGAGAACACCTGAGCCCTGCCATTCTGATTGCAGGAGCTGTGGTGCTGGGCAGCACGGTGCTGTGCTGGAAGAAGTAA
- the pyrH gene encoding UMP kinase → MAYKRVLLKLSGEFLSAENGFGISHEATTALAREIKAARDATGVELAIVVGAGNLWRGARNGEGMDPATADYMGMIATVMNAIALQDALEQVGQPTRVQTAITMSQVAEPYIRRRAIRHLEKGRVVIFGAGTGNPFFTTDTTATLRALEVGAEVVLMAKNKVDGVYSDDPRKNPDAYKIDSISHREVVSRGLQVMDATALTLCQDKGLPLVVFDIFAEGNLVRLLSGEKVGTFISSEV, encoded by the coding sequence ATGGCGTACAAAAGGGTACTCCTTAAACTGTCCGGCGAATTTCTGTCTGCCGAAAACGGGTTTGGCATTTCCCACGAAGCCACCACAGCCCTGGCCCGCGAGATCAAAGCAGCCAGAGATGCCACAGGTGTGGAACTTGCCATTGTGGTGGGGGCAGGCAACCTCTGGCGCGGTGCACGCAACGGGGAAGGCATGGATCCCGCCACTGCCGACTACATGGGCATGATTGCCACCGTGATGAACGCCATCGCCCTGCAAGACGCTCTGGAGCAGGTGGGTCAGCCCACCCGCGTGCAGACCGCCATCACCATGAGTCAGGTGGCTGAGCCTTACATCCGCCGCCGTGCCATTCGCCACCTGGAAAAAGGCCGCGTGGTGATCTTCGGGGCAGGCACCGGAAACCCCTTCTTCACCACCGACACCACTGCCACCCTGCGTGCCCTGGAAGTCGGCGCAGAAGTGGTCCTGATGGCCAAAAACAAGGTGGATGGGGTTTACTCCGACGACCCCCGCAAGAACCCCGATGCTTACAAAATCGACAGCATCTCACACCGTGAAGTGGTTTCCCGTGGCCTGCAGGTGATGGACGCAACCGCCCTGACCCTCTGCCAGGACAAGGGCCTGCCCCTGGTGGTTTTCGACATCTTTGCTGAAGGCAACCTTGTGCGCCTGCTCAGCGGTGAAAA
- a CDS encoding MerR family transcriptional regulator, producing MNETRADLLTISAFARNTRLSQKALRLYDAMGLLIPVFVDPQSGYRYYHASQFEAAHLIGLLRQLEMPLNRIFEVLQASEDQRATLVRSYWREVEQDARQKKELVQYLSDYLEKKENHMFDIQTRTVPAAKIITIQQRVYASDLPAFIGEAFGRIMPHLEASDAPITAAPFVIYHGTVNQDSDGPVEVCVPFMGPVEPLEGMNIRIEPEHPEAFTTITKGQCVFPEILKAYDAVSLWLREQGRMCSMLSSREVYFANWDEAGPDDLVCDIAFPY from the coding sequence ATGAACGAGACCCGTGCTGACCTGCTGACCATCAGCGCCTTTGCCAGAAACACCCGGCTGTCCCAGAAGGCCCTGAGGCTCTATGACGCCATGGGGCTTTTGATTCCGGTGTTTGTGGATCCGCAAAGTGGATACCGCTATTACCATGCCAGCCAGTTTGAAGCGGCCCATTTGATTGGCCTCCTCAGGCAACTGGAGATGCCCCTGAACCGCATTTTTGAGGTGCTGCAGGCCTCAGAAGACCAGCGGGCAACCCTGGTGCGCTCTTACTGGCGTGAAGTGGAGCAGGATGCACGGCAGAAAAAGGAGCTCGTTCAGTACCTCTCCGATTACCTGGAGAAAAAGGAGAATCACATGTTTGACATCCAGACCCGCACGGTGCCTGCAGCCAAGATCATCACCATTCAGCAACGGGTGTATGCCAGTGATTTGCCCGCTTTCATTGGAGAGGCCTTTGGTCGCATCATGCCCCACCTGGAGGCTTCGGATGCCCCCATCACTGCTGCCCCTTTTGTGATCTACCACGGGACCGTAAACCAGGATTCAGATGGGCCTGTCGAGGTGTGTGTGCCTTTCATGGGTCCAGTGGAACCTCTGGAAGGCATGAACATCCGCATTGAACCCGAGCACCCCGAGGCCTTCACCACCATCACCAAAGGGCAGTGTGTGTTCCCGGAAATCCTCAAGGCCTACGATGCTGTTTCTTTGTGGCTCAGAGAACAGGGCAGGATGTGCAGCATGCTGTCTTCCCGTGAAGTTTACTTCGCAAACTGGGATGAGGCAGGACCAGACGATCTGGTGTGTGACATTGCGTTTCCTTACTGA
- a CDS encoding metallophosphoesterase family protein produces MDLQEPVRIAAISDIHSNLLALQAVWEDLQKHSPDLVVCLGDHLWGSLQPRLVADFLMEHGVLCISGNQDRSIHSPTEQEKASADFAFLHSELSEHHLQWLLEMPATLNLPGVLLCHGTPTSDTTYLLETVTEHGVRLASEAEILQRLDHETAPLVLCGHSHVARVVQAGNQLIVNPGSVGIPAYDDDVPYPHVMESGSPHARYALLSRTGSGWSVSLQNVVYDWEVTAQTAALRGRSDRACWIRTGRVEPFNFTQNHLQ; encoded by the coding sequence ATGGATTTACAAGAACCTGTGAGGATTGCAGCGATTTCGGACATTCACAGTAACCTGCTGGCCTTGCAGGCAGTCTGGGAGGATCTGCAGAAGCACAGCCCGGATCTGGTGGTGTGTCTGGGGGACCACCTGTGGGGTTCCCTGCAGCCCCGTCTGGTGGCGGATTTCTTGATGGAGCATGGGGTGCTGTGCATTTCGGGGAACCAGGACCGCAGCATCCACAGCCCCACAGAACAGGAAAAAGCCAGTGCAGATTTTGCTTTTCTGCATTCCGAGCTTTCAGAACACCACCTGCAGTGGCTTCTTGAGATGCCTGCAACCCTGAACCTGCCCGGTGTCCTGCTCTGCCATGGCACCCCCACCTCTGACACCACCTACCTGCTGGAAACCGTGACGGAGCATGGGGTCAGGCTGGCTTCTGAAGCAGAAATCTTGCAACGCCTGGACCATGAAACGGCTCCTCTGGTGCTGTGTGGGCATTCCCATGTGGCACGGGTGGTACAGGCTGGAAACCAGTTGATTGTGAATCCGGGCAGTGTGGGCATCCCTGCTTACGACGATGATGTTCCGTACCCACATGTGATGGAATCGGGCAGCCCCCATGCGCGTTATGCCCTGCTCAGCCGCACAGGTTCAGGATGGTCGGTCAGCCTGCAAAACGTGGTCTATGATTGGGAGGTCACTGCACAAACTGCCGCACTGAGAGGGCGTTCTGATCGAGCTTGCTGGATCAGAACAGGGCGGGTTGAACCTTTCAATTTCACCCAAAACCATTTGCAGTAA
- the rpsB gene encoding 30S ribosomal protein S2, producing the protein MSYISMKQLLEAGVHFGHETKRWNPKFKRFIFAERNGIFIIDLQKTLKQIDRSFDFIKETAERGGVILFVGTKKQAQEIVELEARRTGMPFVTQRWLGGMLTNFRTIRSRIDRLEELNEMIETGAINARPKAERIQLGNERDRLERYVGGIRNMTRLPDALFVVDPTKEVIAVQEANKLGIPVIALADTDSNPDVIDYIVPGNDDAIRSIQLITNRIGDLMVEARGGGEVVASTPAVEEEAAPAVEAEEEAVVQE; encoded by the coding sequence ATGTCTTACATCAGCATGAAGCAACTGCTCGAGGCCGGCGTGCACTTCGGTCACGAAACCAAGCGCTGGAACCCCAAGTTCAAGCGTTTCATCTTCGCCGAGCGCAATGGTATTTTCATCATTGACCTGCAGAAGACCCTCAAGCAGATTGACCGCAGCTTTGACTTCATCAAGGAAACCGCTGAACGCGGTGGCGTGATCCTCTTCGTGGGCACCAAGAAACAGGCCCAGGAAATCGTGGAACTCGAAGCCCGCCGCACCGGCATGCCCTTTGTGACCCAGCGCTGGCTCGGTGGAATGCTCACCAACTTCCGCACCATCCGCAGCCGCATTGATCGCCTTGAAGAACTCAACGAGATGATCGAAACCGGAGCCATCAACGCCCGTCCCAAAGCTGAACGCATCCAGCTGGGCAACGAGCGTGACCGCCTGGAGCGCTACGTGGGCGGCATCCGCAACATGACCCGTCTGCCTGACGCGCTGTTCGTTGTGGACCCCACCAAAGAAGTGATTGCTGTGCAGGAAGCCAACAAACTTGGCATTCCCGTGATTGCTCTTGCTGACACCGACTCCAACCCCGACGTGATCGACTACATCGTTCCTGGCAACGATGATGCGATCCGTTCCATCCAGCTGATCACCAACCGCATCGGTGACCTGATGGTCGAAGCCCGTGGTGGCGGCGAAGTGGTGGCCAGCACCCCTGCTGTTGAAGAAGAAGCTGCTCCTGCAGTTGAAGCTGAAGAAGAAGCAGTCGTTCAAGAATAA
- a CDS encoding Cof-type HAD-IIB family hydrolase, with the protein MLLAFDLDGTIVTRKFDLPAETRKAVDYARSKGHQVTVITGRTDRSSRPYLQTLNVESHFGSCQGSRVHGHGEEMLHQVYIGADEVLKTLKLLRQHRSAKFFMSSPTHLFLKDLEDPFFSWAHQEGHVVQQLQDLTPETVNKIVIYGKNLTKLSEKVHAQVQGQFYPWDHTVLEVLPQGSSKGHALSLLAQHYGYGPEDVVAFGDGVNDISMFEWAGTGISVGHAGEHLRSLGKEHVAEPEKLGVVEWIYKNL; encoded by the coding sequence ATGTTGCTTGCCTTTGATCTGGATGGAACCATCGTCACCCGGAAGTTCGATTTGCCAGCAGAGACCCGCAAGGCGGTGGATTACGCCCGCAGCAAGGGGCACCAGGTCACGGTGATCACCGGACGCACAGACCGCAGTTCCCGGCCTTACCTGCAAACCCTGAACGTGGAATCCCACTTTGGCAGTTGCCAGGGGTCAAGGGTGCATGGTCACGGCGAAGAAATGCTGCATCAGGTGTACATCGGTGCAGATGAGGTGCTGAAAACCCTGAAACTCCTGAGGCAGCACCGTTCAGCAAAGTTCTTCATGAGCAGTCCCACCCATCTTTTCCTGAAGGATCTGGAAGATCCCTTTTTCAGCTGGGCCCATCAGGAAGGTCATGTGGTACAGCAGTTGCAGGACCTGACGCCAGAAACCGTCAACAAGATCGTGATTTACGGCAAGAACCTCACAAAGCTGTCTGAAAAAGTCCATGCGCAGGTGCAGGGGCAGTTTTATCCCTGGGACCACACGGTGCTGGAAGTGCTGCCCCAGGGAAGCTCCAAAGGACATGCCCTCTCTTTGCTGGCCCAGCATTATGGTTATGGCCCCGAAGATGTGGTCGCTTTCGGAGATGGGGTCAATGACATCAGCATGTTCGAGTGGGCTGGAACGGGCATCTCTGTGGGACATGCAGGTGAGCACCTGCGTTCTCTGGGCAAAGAACATGTTGCAGAACCCGAGAAACTGGGTGTGGTGGAATGGATTTACAAGAACCTGTGA